A genomic segment from Phragmites australis chromosome 6, lpPhrAust1.1, whole genome shotgun sequence encodes:
- the LOC133920785 gene encoding uncharacterized protein LOC133920785, which yields MALDNYSYDCCVFPPLDWEWELQTLGGTGDALAAAQEAIFPATPGVESPVSSEASSGYLQDAVAYWGDRCNKRQRMGATAPPSRRPAAVSEDLQCLLDSFWVSSAEQGDLSHDLNTKTNPEMSCSIVSEEDGAGASGREEQGQLRQEQDEQRGPSKAKAAQVSAAQGGEEAAAVVPPPRFSTTVRAAAPLRLQKATAGAPHAAARRGDRSPPVDRCEPSRAGAAATTAPGSSCPSSPLAGGWLTGEKRGAGVLYPFAVVKPLGLDDGRMTTLSDVNQRILKRPARPVRHPVGAFACGPAVSARGLGLSGKAVISLTRIRTGGKGAITIVRTRG from the exons ATGGCCCTAGACAACTACTCCTACGACTGTTGCGTGTTCCCTCCTCTGGATTGGGAGTGGGAGCTGCAAACCCTCGGAGGAACCGGAgatgccctcgccgccgctcaaGAAGCCATCTTCCCGGCGACGC CAGGTGTGGAGTCGCCGGTCTCGTCGGAGGCTTCCAGTGGCTACCTGCAAGACGCCGTCGCCTACTGGGGCGACCGTTGCAATAAGCGGCAGCGGATGGGAGCCACGGCGCCTCCGTCTCGACGTCCGGCGGCGGTGAGCGAGGACCTGCAGTGCCTTCTTGAT AGCTTTTGGGTTTCTAGCGCCGAGCAGGGAGATCTCTCCCATGATTTGAATACCAAGACGAACCCGGAGATGAGCTGCAGTATTGTCTCAG AGGAGGACGGGGCAGGTGCATCGGGCAGGGAGGAGCAGGGGCAGCTGCGGCAGGAGCAGGACGAGCAGAGGGGTCCGAGCAAGGCAAAGGCAGCACAGGTGTCAGCGGCGCAGGGCGGAGAAGAGGCAGCCGCAGTAGTCCCCCCTCCTCGCTTCTCCACCACCGTGCGAGCCGCTGCTCCCCTGCGCCTGCAAAAGGCCACTGCTGGCGCGCCCCACGCGGCAGCGCGTCGCGGCGATCGATCCCCGCCCGTCGACCGGTGCGAGCCCTCTCGTGCGGGTGCGGCCGCCACGACGGCGCCCGGCTCTTCTTGTCCCTCCTCGCCGCTGGCAGGCGGGTGGCTGACCG GGGAGAAGAGAGGCGCCGGAGTGCTGTACCCCTTTGCTGTTGTCAAGCCGCTGGGGTTAGACGACGGCAGAATGACGACGCTAAGCGACGTCAACCAGAGGATCCTGAAGAGACCGGCCAGGCCAGTCCGGCACCCTGTTGGCGCGTTTGCGTGCGGCCCCGCCGTGTCGGCACGCGGCCTAGGCCTGTCCGGCAAGGCAGTAATTAGCCTTACGAGGATCAGAACGGGAGGAAAGGGCGCCATAACCATCGTCAGAACAAGAGGCTGA